The window CGAAAACCACATGGTTGATCATGATAAACTGAACGTCCCTaagtattgtaaagcgcctttgagacgtttgtgataaaggcgctgtATAAATGCACCAGTTTTActttatttgagttaattgtcctTTCAGACTACAGGTTTTacagttcttttctttttcatttgtttatacTAATCACagaaacaaaaagacaaatgaGCAATATCGCTAACTGACTCTCAGCTgagtgttttttaaattttgttttagtCTCAGCCAGAATGTTCTTGTAGAAAAGAGTGTAAATGTTGTCGGTAAAAGCCGTTATCAGGTtcaatccgtttttacctataggttaaattggtgatcctcattcaTGATAACCAGGTTGAATGTTTAAAGCAGCCATCAACCCAcccgccccccttcccccccaaaaAGGTCTGAGAACACTTCAAGCtatgtcttacgcatctcaacacatcttcttaacgCATCGTATCACCTTATCGGTTtgtgtattcatacacttatccattcagcCTCAACAGTACAACACAGTAAAGGAACAAACAATAGTATTATTCGAACCTGGACcctccaggccccagttgttcgaagggtggatagcgctatctactCAGTGGGCAAATCACTATGCACTGGATAACTCCTTTGGTTTTCAGctggtgtttatccgctggaaaGCGTTTTGAACTACCGAGGCCAGATCTACAGTCTTGTGTCCACACTACAACGAGGAACATGCTCGTATATGAGACAAGATGGCGGCGTTGATGCGTCTCTACAACGCTCTGCACAATTTTCCCTCTACACTCTCAATGCAAGCCCTTTTCCTAGTTCTGTTCAAGAGTCTTTTGCTCCGAACTAACAACGAAGACTTTGGAGTCGTCGATGTACACCTTAGCAAAGAATTAGCAACGACAAGGGCTCCAAATCTCTTCTCTTCGCTTGCATAACGGCAGCGATCGCTTTCAATCAAGACTGAAGGCAAGTTAGGGCAATGAAACTCCTTCAGTACAGCTCTACTGCTATGATATTGATTCTCCTCTCAGGCGATGCCTCCCCTAACCCTGGATGGATTAACTAAAGTTTGCAGAAGCCTGGCATGAAGATTGGATTGGCCATCTGAACATCaggacaaggaaaggttacgtttatacaaacgttggcatGGCCgtttagcacttatattttaaacagagtcaactgaatagagtgtaatgtgaagtgctagatttctatcccatatgaaccatgtgagcgttagccctactgatggaaatgggatcacacaaggacagagaaaaactctgaccagggtgggaacaTCAGGAGCCTAACTAAACACCTTGACGAACTAAGGATTTTTCTACAGGACAATCCATTCAACGTATTCTGTCTTAATGAAACATGGTTAAATAGTTTCTTGGCACGACGGCGAGCTTTCAATTGTACGTTACGATCTCGTTCGGAAAGATCACAAGGATGGCCAACGTGGCGGCGGTACTGCGATTTACTATAAATCAAACCTCGTTGCACGACGTAGAACAGATATAAGCTCGTTTGATGTCGAAGCTTTATGGCTTGAATTTACTTTCCCGAACAGGAGTAAAATCCTGGTATCCTCGGTTTATCGCGGACCGCCTAATGTTGAGGTGAAAAATTTTATTAGCAAGTTTGAAAGCCTACTTGACTATTCCTGCAGTGAGGGGAAAGAAACAATCATACTCCGTGATCTAAACTGTGACCTAGCCGCTAGGATAATATCTGCTGATACTAAAAAACTGTGaatgttatttaaattttatcaACTTATTCAGCTTATCGAAGAGCCGACGAGGATTAACCTGTCTGGGACAGTTGTGAGGCTGGGAGCAGAGCTTACCTTTATAAGCTAAATAGACGTGCCACATGTATTATTGAAGGCCGATCAATCGGGGCTGAGAAGTTAAAATCAACACTTGGCTGGCCCAACCTACAAGCACGCAGAAATTATCTCAAATGCGTTTTAGTCCATAAATGTCTTCACGGAATAGTGCCTTCGTACTTACTTTCAGTTTAGGTACGCGCACTCTTTCCATGGCTATAACACCAGAAGCCGTGATTTGCTGCGCTCTCCCTTCGCAAAAACTGTTGCGTATCTTTTTGAGAATAAACGGCGCTCGAACTTACAACACCATTCCGAGAAACAATAGTCAAGTAGAGACGTTCAGCgaatttaaaatcaaactaaAGCGCCATCTTAAACAGTAAGGCCTGCGGTACATGCTGCTTTTATAACTTTGTCTAGTTTTTGTCAGTGCTCCATTTAAACTAGCTCTGATAAATTGGATGCCCCTgaataaatattgaattaaataaAAACCCAACCCAACTCTTTTCATCAAtgacttttgtataataagtcaattgatatccatgtgtAATAACCAAAaataatcctaacctgaccctaatttttctgcaggcttaatttaggctccaaaaaagaTTCTTCAATTCATGTAAGTGCTTATTCAACCTGGGGAATTTGAAGATCATCTAATtgacctaggtaaaaacggattctaggtaagaacggattttaccggcaacataaaTACCTGGGATTCCTGACAAGGAGGATTTCACCCTATTGATCCAAGTAAACATGCACTACTGTATTCTGCATGCTATAATTCGTATGTTTCATTTCGTTTTTGAAAGATTCAGAAGTGCATTCCAAAGGGCACGGATGTAAGAACATAGTGCACCTGTGGGAATTTTTGCTGGAACTTTTAGCAACGGAAAAATGTAGTTCAGTCATTGCGTGGACCAGAAAAGAGCACAGGGAGTTTAGAATTCAAAATCCTCAACTATTGGCAAAGAAATGGGGAGCGTTCAAGAAGAAGGGCGAGCTGAGCTATGAGAATCTAAGCCGGTCGCTACGATATTACTATAGATCAGGGATCATTAACAAGGTTGGTCTTATATTTAGAAATTAAAGTATCAACAAACTGAACGTTGGACTTGGATtactagtttaaaaaaaaatgacaactaAACGAAATGGAgcagtgatccttgcacttatctagacaatttaaaggggctaggtcacgctattttaggtaattttgtttaattttgctaATTGTGAgttctaaacgtcaaattggcagaccAAGAGTCTTTCATCTGCCAATtcatggccacataacaactgagaatgattttccagctttgtaatatagactgatataaatttgaaaaaaggtgggccgaggtttttcaaatttacccaaatgcaatccatttcattcctccccagttttgtccatccttgtcccttcttaacTTTCCTGTGCcggttttgtttgagttcttctataatTTTGAGCCGTTagtttgttatttcagttaattctatgaccatttgatcaatgctgaaattgcctaaaatttgcgtgacctagcccctttaagtaatTGTTTCTTTTATAGACAACAGAAAATTTCAAGTGGCATTGGAACCCATGACCACTGCGATGCCGTTTCAactttaccaactgagctatgaagccactcagtttagagcaggtcaatttgttgggctcatgtgttcccttgaatgaatgaatgaatgaatgaatgaatgaatgaatgaatgaatgaatgaatgaatgaatgaatgattgaatgaatgaatgaatgaaatgaatgaatgaatgaatgaatgaatgaatgaatgaatgaatgaatgaatgaatgaatgaatgaatgaatgaatgaatgaatgaatgaatgaatgaatgaatgaatgaatgaatgaatgaatgaaatgaatgaatgaatgaatgaatgaatgaatgaatgaaatgaatgaatgaatgattgaatgaatgaaatgaatgaatgaatgaatgaatgaatgaatgaatgaaatgaatgaatgaatgaatgaaatgaatgaatgaatgaataaatgaatgaatgaatgaatgagtgaatgaatgaatgaatgaatgaatgaatgaatgaatgaatgattgaatgaatgattgaatgaatgaatgaatgaatgaatgaattgaatgaattgaatgaattggatgaatgaatgaatgaatgattgaatgaattgaatgaattgaatgaatgaatgaatgattaaatgaatgaatgaatgaatgaattgaatgaatgaatgaatgaatgaatgaatgaatgaatgaatgattgagTGAATGATTGGatgattgaatgaatgaatgtttgaatgaatgaatgaatgattgaatgaatgaatgaatgtttgaatgaatgattgaatgaatgaatgaatgaattaattaattaatgaatgaatgaatgaatgtatgaaatgaatgaatgaatgatatgAATGAAAGAATGAAATGATTGATTAAATGCATGAATGattgaataaatgaataaatgaatgaatgtttGAATGAATGAGTGTTTGAatgaacgaatgaatgaatgaatgattgaatgaatgaatgattcaATAAGTGAATGACTGATTGAATGAATgagtaaatgaatgaatgaatgaatgaatgaatgaatgaatgattgaatgaatgaatgaatgaatgattgaatgaatgaatgattgaatgagtgaatgaatgaatgaatgaatgaatgaatgaatgattgaatgaatgaatgattgaatgaatgaatgaatgagtgaatgaatgagtgaatgaatgagtgaatgaatgaatgaatgaatgaatgaatgaatgattgaatgaatgaatgaatgaatgaatgaatgaatgaaaggaATGAATGGAATGAATGGAATGAATGATTGAATGGatggatgaatgaatgaatgaatggatgaatgaatgaatgaatgaatgaatgaatgaatgaatgaatgaatgaatgaatgaatgaatgaatgaatgaatgaaagattgaatgaattaatgaatgaatgaatgaatgaatggatgaatgaatgaatggatgaATGACTGAATGAATGGATGATTGGATGAATGAATGTATGATTGAATGAACGaacgaatgaataaatgaatgaatgaatgaatgaatgaatgaatgaatgaatgaatgaattaatgaatgaatgaatgaatgaatgaatgaatgaatgaataaatgaatgaatgaatgaatgaatgaatgaatggatgaTTGAAACAATACCTTTACGGTTGACTTTTGTAACAGCTTGTGTTACGTCCTGAAATAGTGTACCGTCCCATTTACTTTGTACATGTTTATCCGCCGCGAAATAAGACCTTAGGCCTACACCTTTCTGATCTTCTAGCTGAGTCCCATCCTGATCAGATTTTCACGTCAGATGTAAAAAGTGAATCACTGCTTTTCAGTTCACTATCAGACGGACTGACTGAATGACTTCATCGTCAACTGACTGACAGATTGGTTGACCGATTGAAACAAAGACCAGACTGACTGACTCTTACTCAACGTCTGATTGACTGCACTTGTCTGACTGACCCACTGATCCACTGCTTGGCTGACTAACTGATGTGTCTAGTAAACTAAAGCTCTTCCTCGTACGGATTCTGATTGACCTTTTTCGTGGCATTAAGGTTCCAGGCAGACGCTTAGAGTACAGATTTAACAAGATGCCCTACAAGTACGAGCCTGGCGTAACAAGGTCTCTTACGCATGGTCAGAGGATCAAAGCCTGTATTGGGGAGAAAGAACCTATGGTGACAAACTCAAGGTACCATGACAAGATCTTAAAAAGCCCTGAACACCAAAAACCCAGATTGACAGAGTCACGTCAATGTGACGACTGGGTTGCTGCATGCTTTATGCATCAAGAACACAAAAACAACCATGTCTCCCCATTCCAGACAAGTTTCAATTCAGCATTTACGCCCTTCTCAACTTCTACTGAGAGAACCAAGCCCTCTCTCTTCAAACCCAGTGCTTTGCGTTCTGCTTTGTGGTGTCCAGACACCAAATATTTAGCGCCGCAACCTTCCAAGTCAGTAGCAGGAAATAGCCCCCTCGAGGCCTTGGATATCATTGAGTTTGAGCATAAACCGGTTCAAGCAGTTCAGCTAGGAAAGCCTGTAACCCCAGCTGGCGCGATAGAGAAACCAGCCTCATCGATTCGTGTTTCTGTCATCAAAAAGATTTAAGTGCCTTTCTTCATGGtttatttttcttcaatatCAAAGCAGTAGGTAGAAACTGTTTAAGGTAACTTGATTAAATAGTTTGTGTAGGAAATCACATGATCTCGCACAATTTGGATTTAGTGAGAGGGTCCGGTGATGTTTTGCGAATTTCTAAACACCACGAATAGCAATAAGTCCTATTAATTGTGTGAGAAGGTtgtacgtttttttttaaactttaaaaagtatttttctAGTATGCGCAAAAACTGCGTTCAATtatgaatgaaaatgaaactgttccttCATCTATAAAATACATTCGTCAGGGTTTGAGTAACCATGTTTGCGCGATCCTCTGTTACGTTTTGGTTTAAATTTGgaagtttgttttttacaaGTAGCAAAATCACAGTCGTTTTTACTGTTGCCATGCCTgtggttgccatggtaacttaaCTGGGACTCCCGAAAGTATATTTTGGGTAAAACTGAACTGCACTCTTCCAATCAGGATGGAGTAATCCTGTTGAATGTATTTACATCATGATCGATTAAGCTACAAGACAAGGTTCGTCATTTTTATAGATAAGGGGAGCAAATTAGGGTTTAAAATACTTTTGGGGTTCAAAAGGCAGCAAAAGACGTTTCAGTTTTATCTGTTATATCTGCATGTTTATAACGTTTTCCGTTCCGTGGTCTTGCAAGCCGCAATTTGCACTGATCGGCGTTGTATCAGAATCAGGGCTCATGTTGTGTACAAAAATATGCTAGATCATACGAGTTAAATCAATCAAAATGTGAGCTTTTAATTTTCCCCAGGATTTAATGAGTCTGCTGAAATAAGGCTAAtatttgctattttgcgaagtAAAGCGGCAAAAATGAATAAGTAAATGTATATATACTAGGCTAATCCCCAGCTACAGTACGTTTTTGCATTACGCAAGAATTATACGTAAGTTCGCTAGCTCAACATGAGGGTGGGGTCGCACCTCTTGTTAAActctatatttcattggctgtatagtgtcgtactttGAAGGCCAGTGTTCTTTCAACCGAGCAAAGCGTTGAATGAGTTGTTTATTTTAGTTAGGGGAGTGGTCAAAACTCCtacactcgaacaggacccaccaaaccacaaaatagatgGTGATGTCTGCCTGCACCCCCTTGCTTAACGTCAAACGATGGTGTCTATATTGCATAGCCACCCCTCtatccagcaataaaaaaattacagtgagattcaaacttcacttttcttgtttgtctcaAGTAATGCCGACTCTTGCTAGCTGAATATTCCTGTGTCAACTCAACTTTAAGAGCCAATAAAATTTTGTCGGTAATGTTCATGTGATAAGTTCGAAGataggtggtgtctttgagaacccccctaccccaaaggtgggtcctgttcgagtataGTAGTTTTGACAAGTTCCCTTAGAATTCACCTAAACTATAAttgtttgtaaaaaaattgtttaattcaGTTGTAATTATTTTACTTGTGCACAGTCAGAATTCAATAAAGTTTCATTTATTGGTATAATTGGCAGTAAAGTAATTTAGAATTTCATTTCAACGGACCATATtagtattctcagtattggactggaactagcttgcaatggatgCTAATGCGAGGggatcttttcaaatgcaaatacttttaaaaatattccctcgcattagcctccattgcatgctagttccagtccaatactgagaatacgaatatgctCTATTTCTGTAAATGCTATTAAACCCTTCGTGAAAAGTTGGAAATGTGATGAGATTTCTTGCATCTGATCGCGAAATCTCTGACTTTGGTTGAAGCTCGCCCTGATTGTAATTAATTATAACTCCCGTTGA of the Montipora capricornis isolate CH-2021 chromosome 7, ASM3666992v2, whole genome shotgun sequence genome contains:
- the LOC138056845 gene encoding uncharacterized protein; amino-acid sequence: MDCPKVSKDSEVHSKGHGCKNIVHLWEFLLELLATEKCSSVIAWTRKEHREFRIQNPQLLAKKWGAFKKKGELSYENLSRSLRYYYRSGIINKVPGRRLEYRFNKMPYKYEPGVTRSLTHGQRIKACIGEKEPMVTNSRYHDKILKSPEHQKPRLTESRQCDDWVAACFMHQEHKNNHVSPFQTSFNSAFTPFSTSTERTKPSLFKPSALRSALWCPDTKYLAPQPSKSVAGNSPLEALDIIEFEHKPVQAVQLGKPVTPAGAIEKPASSIRVSVIKKI